The Desulfovibrio sp. Fe33 genome contains the following window.
CAATTATTCTGTATGGGACGGTCGTGGTTGGAGTGCGTCCGCCTGTGTTGCCTTTGCTTGTGGCCGTAGCCGTCGCAGGCATCATGGCTCTGAAAATCGGTTATAAGTGGGAGGAGTTGCAGGAAGGAATGCTCGCGGCCGTGGGGCGTATCCAAATCGCCGTGGCTATTCTGATGCTTGTCGGCATGATCATCGCTTCCTGGATGGCGTCCGGCACGATTCCAGCCATCATCTACTGGGGGCTCAAGCTCATCGCCCCGGAACATTTCCTCGTGTCCACCTTCGTGTTGTGTTGCGTGGCCTCGTTGGCCACGGGAACCTCTTTCGGCACCATGGGCACCATCGGCGTGGCCCTGCTCGGAGTCGGGGGAGCGATGGGATTCAACCCGGCGTGGACCGTGGGGGCCATTGTTTCCGGCGCATACTTCGGGGATAAGATGTCGCCCGTGTCCGACTCGACGAACATCACCGCCACCGTTTGCGAGGTTCCGCTCTTCACGCATATAGCCTCGATGTTGTGGACCACGGTCCCGGCTGCCATCATCTCCATCGCAGGTTACGCCATCCTTGGCTCCATGCACACCGGGGACCTTGTCAGCGTGGGGAACATCAACACGATCCTCACATCGCTGGAAGCGACCTACTCGCTTTCGCCCATTGCCTTTCTGCCTCCCATATTGATGGTGGTGCTGGCCTATAAAAGGATGCCCGTCCTGCCCGTCATGGTCATCTGTATTGTCAGCGCATTGGCCATCGCTTTGTATGACGGAGCCTCCATCTCCGTTTTGGCCAAGCAATTGACGACGGGCTACAAGGCGGCGACTCCCTCCCAGGAATTGAATGCGCTGCTTTCCCGCGGCGGACTTATGTCCGTCATGGTCACGATCCTGCTGCTTACCAGCGGTATGGCTTTCGGCGGTATTCTCGAAAAGGCCCGCGTGCTCGAAGTCTTGCTGGACGCGATGCTGCGGGGCGCGAATTCCGCGCTTTCGCTTGTCGGCGCGACTCTGGGCGCCGCCTACATCATCCTGCTGGGCACCGGCAGCCAGATTCTCGCCGTGGTGGTCCCGGGCAGGGCGTTCGGCCAGAATTACAAAGACGCGAAGATCGCTCCCCAGGTGCTTTCCCGCACTTGTGAAGACGCCGGTACCCTGGGGTGTCCCTTGGTCCCCTGGTCGGTCCATGCCTTTTATATTCTGGGCATACTCGGAGTAGGCGCGGTGGATTACGTTCCCTTCGCCTTTTTTAACGTGACCATTCCCTTCATCTCTCTGGTCTTGGCCGCAACCGGTTTTGGAATCATGAAGACTGACGGTACTTCTGTTCGTTCGTTGAAGTCCTCGGCCGATTCCGAATCAGCTTAACTCAATAAGGTAGTTCAATGTCAAAATCCCAAATCAAAAACGTTCTGTTCATCATGCTGGACACCCTACAGTTCAATTACTTGGGCTGTTACGGGAACAAGGAAGTCAAAACGCCGAACATGGACAAGTTCGCCGAAGACGGTTTCCTGTTTGAAAACGCGTACAGCGAGGGACTGCCGACCATTCCGGTCCGCCGAGCCCTGCTCACCGGGCGGTACACTTTGCCGGAGAGCGGGTGGCGTCCGCTGACCACGGAGGATACCTCCATAACCGACGTGCTCTGGTGCCGCGACGTGCAGACGGCGTTGGTCTATGACACTCCGCCGATGCGTCTTCCCAAATATGGTTATTCCCGTGGATTCGACTATGTCCGTTTTTGTAACGGCCATGAACTGGATCACGAAACTTTCAGCCATGTTCCGCTCAAGGCCGAATTCAAGGGAGAGGACTACCTTTCTCCCAACTGGCTCAAGAAGGGCGAGGACGGCGAGTACGACGACTCCAGCAAATCCTTGATCCGGGAAGCCGAGTGCTATCTGAAACAGCGCCAGAACTGGAACTCCGATGCGGACAACTATGCTTCGGTGGTTATCTCCGAGGCGGACAGTTGGCTGAAGGAAAAGCGTGATCCCAAACGGCCGTTCTTCCTTTGGCTCGATTCCTTCGATCCCCACGAGCCGTGGGATCCGCCGTCCGTATGGGAGAAAGAGCCATGCCCGTACGATCCGGATTACGAGGGCAATCCGCTGCTGCTCGCCCCGTGGACCGAGATCAAGGGGGTCATGACCGAAGAGGAATGCTCCCACATCCGCGCGCTCTACGCGGAAAAAGTCACCCTGGTCGACAAGTGGCTCGGCAAGCTTTTCGACTCGCTCAAGGCCCAGGGGCTCTGGGACGATACCATGGTCATCGTCACTTCCGACCACGGCCAGCCCATGGGAGCCGGCGAACACGGCCATGGCCTGATGCGTAAATGCCGTCCCTGGCCTTATGAAGAGCTGGTGCATGTTCCCCTCATGGTTCATGTCCCCGGTTTGAAGGGCGGCAAGCGCATCGATTCCTTCGTCCAGAACGTGGATATTACCGCCACCGTGCTCGACGGCTTGGGCCTCGGCACCGATGCGGTGGAGCAGACCGGACACGAGGGCATCTCCACTTACGATGCCGACGACATGCACGGCATCAGCCTGCTGCCGATTATGCGCGGCCAGACCGATACGGTCCGCGACTTCGCCATTGCCGGTTACTATGGCATGTCCTGGTCTATTATTGACCATGATTACAGCTATATACACTGGATACAAAAGGAAATCGACACGGACTCCATGAACAAGATATTCTACGATGGTTC
Protein-coding sequences here:
- a CDS encoding sulfatase, which produces MSKSQIKNVLFIMLDTLQFNYLGCYGNKEVKTPNMDKFAEDGFLFENAYSEGLPTIPVRRALLTGRYTLPESGWRPLTTEDTSITDVLWCRDVQTALVYDTPPMRLPKYGYSRGFDYVRFCNGHELDHETFSHVPLKAEFKGEDYLSPNWLKKGEDGEYDDSSKSLIREAECYLKQRQNWNSDADNYASVVISEADSWLKEKRDPKRPFFLWLDSFDPHEPWDPPSVWEKEPCPYDPDYEGNPLLLAPWTEIKGVMTEEECSHIRALYAEKVTLVDKWLGKLFDSLKAQGLWDDTMVIVTSDHGQPMGAGEHGHGLMRKCRPWPYEELVHVPLMVHVPGLKGGKRIDSFVQNVDITATVLDGLGLGTDAVEQTGHEGISTYDADDMHGISLLPIMRGQTDTVRDFAIAGYYGMSWSIIDHDYSYIHWIQKEIDTDSMNKIFYDGSGSGGNAGAQSAKLEMKEEMWTCVPGAKVSVPHTDELFDRRKDPFQLENIIKSNPEKAKELLQKLKLYIGELRTT
- the nhaC gene encoding Na+/H+ antiporter NhaC, translated to MSSDGKKPSLLWAFLTFAVPVAIILYGTVVVGVRPPVLPLLVAVAVAGIMALKIGYKWEELQEGMLAAVGRIQIAVAILMLVGMIIASWMASGTIPAIIYWGLKLIAPEHFLVSTFVLCCVASLATGTSFGTMGTIGVALLGVGGAMGFNPAWTVGAIVSGAYFGDKMSPVSDSTNITATVCEVPLFTHIASMLWTTVPAAIISIAGYAILGSMHTGDLVSVGNINTILTSLEATYSLSPIAFLPPILMVVLAYKRMPVLPVMVICIVSALAIALYDGASISVLAKQLTTGYKAATPSQELNALLSRGGLMSVMVTILLLTSGMAFGGILEKARVLEVLLDAMLRGANSALSLVGATLGAAYIILLGTGSQILAVVVPGRAFGQNYKDAKIAPQVLSRTCEDAGTLGCPLVPWSVHAFYILGILGVGAVDYVPFAFFNVTIPFISLVLAATGFGIMKTDGTSVRSLKSSADSESA